A window from Vulpes vulpes isolate BD-2025 chromosome 9, VulVul3, whole genome shotgun sequence encodes these proteins:
- the LOC112908135 gene encoding olfactory receptor-like protein OLF4 — translation MEPGNLTGVSEFLLLGFSEELELQPLVFGLFLSMYLITVFGNLLLILAVSSDSHLHTPMYFFLTNLSFVDICFTSTTVPKMLWNIQTQSKVITYEGCLSQIYFFILFAGLEVLLLTVMAYDRFVAICHPLHYMVIMNPQLCGQLVLMSWIISILHSLLESLMVLRLSFCTKLEIPHFFCELNQMIQLACSDTFLNNMVMYFAAVLLAGGPFVGILFSYSKIVSSIHRISSAQGKYKAFSTCASHLSVVSLFYCTILGVYLSSAATQSSHSSAVASVMYTVVTPMMNPFIYSLRNRDIKEALMRFSGMPALKRPIVLGLKKSHDCRT, via the coding sequence ATGGAACCAGGGAACCTTACAGGAGTTTCAGAGTTTCTTCTTTTGGGATTTTCAGAGGAACTAGAACTACAGCCACTCGTATTTGGGCTTTTTCTCTCCATGTACCTGATCACTGTGTTTGGAAACCTGCTCCTCATCCTGGCTGTCAGCTCTGACTCCCACCTCCACactcccatgtacttcttcctcaccaACCTGTCCTTTGTGGACATCTGTTTCACCTCCACCACCGTCCCCAAGATGCTATGGAACATCCAGACTCAGAGCAAAGTCATCACTTATGAAGGCTGTCTCAGCCAGATATACTTTTTTATACTCTTTGCAGGATTAGAAGTCCTTCTCCTGACTGTGATGGCCTATGACAGGTTTGTGGCCATCTGTCACCCTCTGCACTACATGGTCATCATGAATCCACAGCTGTGTGGGCAGTTGGTTCTGATGTCATGGATTATAAGCATCCTCCATTCCTTGTTAGAAAGCTTAATGGTCTTGCGGCTGTCTTTCTGTACAAAGTTGGAAATACCTCACTTTTTCTGTGAACTCAATCAGATGATCCAACTTGCCTGTTCTGACACCTTTCTCAATAACATGGTGATGTATTTTGCAGCTGTATTGTTGGCTGGTGGTCCCTTTGTTGGGATTCTTTTCTCTTACTCTAAGATAGTTTCCTCCATACATAGAATCTCATCAGCTCAGGGCAAGTATAAAGCATTTTCCACCTGTGCATCTCACCTCTCAGTTGTCTCCTTATTTTATTGTACAATCCTAGGAGTGTACCTTAGCTCTGCTGCTACCCAGAGCTCCCACTCAAGTGCAGTGGCCTCAGTGATGTACACAGTGGTCACACCCATGATGAACCCTTTCATCTACAGCCTGAGGAACAGAGACATAAAGGAGGCTCTGATGAGATTTTCTGGGATGCCAGCTCTAAAAAGGCCAATCGTTCTGGGGCTGAAGAAGTCCCATGATTGCAGGACCTGA